GGCAGTCTGATTTGTCCTCCGTGATAATGCCCCGCAATAATTAGATCGTAGTTACGCATTACATATCTATCCGGGTGCTCCTCTAGATAATCAATCTGTGGATCTGCTACAGGATAGTGAGTAACCGAAATTAGGACTCCTTCAAATGTTCTGAGTGTTTCAGCTAACTCATTCAGCTGTTGCTGTTTATAAAGCTTATAACTTTGCATATTCTCGTAGGGCATTTTAGGCTTTCCCTCTACGTAAGTGAAGGGCTGATCCGGGTTTAAAACGGACAATTCATGATCAGTTAACACAACGTCCTGTCCGTTTAGTTTAAATTGATCTGAACTCTCAAGGAATCTCACCCCATGCTTTTCCATCACCTTGATATATGGAGCTTTCTCAACTGAATCGTCTGTTACATCGTATGGATAAGGGTCAGTGTTTCCAATGACAAAATAAGCATTGGCGTTGTTTTCAATGCCCTGGATTAAGTCGAAAAACGGACCCGTATCACCATGATCAATCGAATTCATCATGTCTCCTGTAAACAGGATAATGTCGTATTCAAGCTGGTTAATTCGTTTAATTAATTTGGATTGACGGGCTCCAAAATCCTTCTCATGGAAATCAGTGATTTGCAGAATCCGGATTTCTTGTCCGGCAGACATTTTATCTAAATAAATATCCTGTTCTATTACAATAATTCGCTGATTATCCCACAACACATACATGATCAGGATGAAGATTAAAAGAAGTGAAAATAACAAGAAACGTTTCATTACTCTCTTCAATTCCTTCACCCCATTTAACTATTTAAACGCTCCAGTTAGCCGCTTATAGTAAAGAGCACGAATACCTTTAAAATAAGAAACGGCTTTATACTTTAGTTCTGTATTCAGATCTGATTTACTTGGAAAGAGCCATCTTTTAATTTCGTATAATGAATGGAGCGGCCGGTCATAGCTGAAAAACTGATAATTAAAGAAGGCACGATAAGATCCTTCAGGTGGAAGTTTTTGATGGATCTTAAACTGCTTCAATTTATTTTCGTTTAAAATAAATGGGGCAGCTTGGGACAAACGGTTCAATACAAATTTAATTCTTTTATAAGTTTGATCGTTTCGTGCACGTTCAAGTAAACGCTCCAATTGAATCGAGTGTGGAGATGCTGCCAGAATTTGAATCAGATCCAGATAATATTTAACAGAGTCCATATTGTGCCGCCAGCCATGAAGACACATGAAATAAAAAGCATCTTCATCTGATAGGCGATATAAGCATGGAACATCCTCCCGTTCAGCATGATCCCAAAAATCCTGTATATCAATATTTGCCGTATCTTCTCTCATCATTCCCCAATGCACCTCAACACTGAAGGGAATTTCCGAGCCGGGGATAGATCTATAGAATGCCGTATGGAAATGCCCTTCGATCTCTTCGTCTGTCCTTACAAACCCAACAGAAATTAGATATTGTTCAGCTCGAATAAAATCATGCTGATGGATAAGAATATCAAGATCTGAAGTCGATCGTGCGCAAACATCTCCAAAATATTGCCTGGCAAATGTTCCCCCTTTTAAAGGAATTATTTTTATTGCTTGATCACTAAGCTCTTTCATGATTTTTTGACTCTCTAATGACAGCCATTTTAAAAGGAAAATATGTTTTTTAACTCTATTTTCAAAGTCAATCTTTATATAAGCCGGAAGTGCTGCCCATTTTTCAGAATACCTGAGCAGAAAATAGACCTGAGGCAGTACACCTTCTGCTTCTGAAAACTGCACTAGATCGATATATGATTTCTCTTCTACCTGCAGTTCTGTATATAACAGCTGCAATAATTCCGAACGGTTCATGATCCTGCCCCTCCCCTCTTAAATCACATGCTTTTCACTATGATTTCTTCGCGTAAAAAGGTCAGCTTCAATCAGCTCTTTATAAAGCCCTTCATTCTTTAGATCCTGATGCATACCTGACTGAACTAACTGCCCTTCCTTAAAAACAAAGATGACATCAGCATGGCGAATCGTAGAAAGCCTGTGAGCAATCATAATCGTTGTCCTTCCCTCCATTAGACGCTGTAGGGCTGTTTTCACAAGCATTTCTGTTTCGCTATCCAGTGCAGACGTCGCTTCATCAAGCAGCAAGATAGGAGCATCCTTTAAAAGCGCCCTTGCAATCGCAATACGCTGACGCTGCCCACCCGATAAGCGGATTCCTCTCTCGCCAAGCTCCGTTTGATAACGCTCCGGGAGGGTGATTATAAAATCATGAATGTTGGCATCTTTAGCAGCCTGCACCATTTTCTCATAGGGTATATCCACTGCTCCTAGTGTTAAATTCTCAGCAACCGTGCCACTAAAAAGAAACGTATCCTGCGGAACATATGAGATCGCACTTCTTAACTCAGCA
The sequence above is drawn from the Jeotgalibacillus aurantiacus genome and encodes:
- a CDS encoding metallophosphoesterase: MKRVMKRFLLFSLLLIFILIMYVLWDNQRIIVIEQDIYLDKMSAGQEIRILQITDFHEKDFGARQSKLIKRINQLEYDIILFTGDMMNSIDHGDTGPFFDLIQGIENNANAYFVIGNTDPYPYDVTDDSVEKAPYIKVMEKHGVRFLESSDQFKLNGQDVVLTDHELSVLNPDQPFTYVEGKPKMPYENMQSYKLYKQQQLNELAETLRTFEGVLISVTHYPVADPQIDYLEEHPDRYVMRNYDLIIAGHYHGGQIRLPFIGALVVPEAWYPSPLFPPQNRVKGFWEYKGYKQYVSAGLGSSNAVSFLNFRLFNPPEINLITLKSTDSEDE
- a CDS encoding nucleotidyltransferase family protein, which gives rise to MNRSELLQLLYTELQVEEKSYIDLVQFSEAEGVLPQVYFLLRYSEKWAALPAYIKIDFENRVKKHIFLLKWLSLESQKIMKELSDQAIKIIPLKGGTFARQYFGDVCARSTSDLDILIHQHDFIRAEQYLISVGFVRTDEEIEGHFHTAFYRSIPGSEIPFSVEVHWGMMREDTANIDIQDFWDHAEREDVPCLYRLSDEDAFYFMCLHGWRHNMDSVKYYLDLIQILAASPHSIQLERLLERARNDQTYKRIKFVLNRLSQAAPFILNENKLKQFKIHQKLPPEGSYRAFFNYQFFSYDRPLHSLYEIKRWLFPSKSDLNTELKYKAVSYFKGIRALYYKRLTGAFK